In a genomic window of Helianthus annuus cultivar XRQ/B chromosome 10, HanXRQr2.0-SUNRISE, whole genome shotgun sequence:
- the LOC110883397 gene encoding putative UPF0481 protein At3g02645, translating into MNSNSILSGDFSEQQWVDRISEKFDDEGGDNISDIPVCVFNVPKATSRFKPEAYVPLAVALGPYHHFETHLYQMERFKVAAVKAILSSDQVLSFESLVINRLIEKESVIRACYHKYINLYDDTLAWIFAIDGLFLIGLFTHYADISNLMPKKLINNGVLYRDVMVLENQIPLYLLKEIWKALSLSTYFQDQNGDRELISMMRKFCEVHSPLKLAKDFNYDVKAGCLHLLDLMYHSIVDNQDIPQAPRVEILRKDNDYDVEKIAKEDNLTENLEEIMEMGLRLGMREKADLPIKVIKNIPWEKVSNLLGLKLRKQDKEEDDDLAVVTEFEIPSVSSLIKYAQINFSYTNGGVRDIKFDENKATLYLPIITLGDYSEVMLRNLLAYEVATSSSTAELAQYVYLMSGIVDTEADVKLLRDKGVIKGNMNDKDIANLFHGMNKSNLNMSSNKTIDHLNEYYNNRPMIKTWRFVKKDLLCSKKVATVVLAIFASLLMILYSFCEVYGCSRLFGRQ; encoded by the exons atgaattcgaattcgattttgAGTGGCGATTTTAGCGAGCAACAATGGGTGGATCGAATTAGCGAGAAGTTTGACGATGAGGGTGGCGACAACATCAGCGACATTCCAGTTTGTGTGTTCAATGTCCCGAAAGCAACTAGCCGATTCAAGCCTGAGGCTTATGTTCCTCTGGCTGTAGCACTGGGACCTTACCACCACTTTGAGACTCATCTCTACCAAATGGAGAGGTTCAAAGTGGCTGCTGTTAAAGCAATCTTGAGCTCGGATCAAGTGTTGTCATTCGAATCCTTGGTGATCAATAGGCTCATAGAGAAAGAATCTGTGATTCGTGCTTGTTACCACAAGTATATAAACCTTTACGACGATACATTAGCTTGGATTTTCGCAATTGATGGCTTGTTCTTGATTGGTCTTTTCACACACTATGCTGACATTTCAAACTTGATGCCTAAAAAGTTGATAAACAATGGTGTTCTTTATAGAGATGTAATGGTGCTAGAGAACCAGATTCCGTTGTATTTATTGAAGGAAATATGGAAGGCCCTTAGTCTCTCAACATATTTTCAGGATCAAAATGGCGATCGCGAGTTAATCTCCATGATGAGAAAATTTTGTGAG GTACATTCTCCTCTCAAATTAGCTAAAGATTTCAATTACGACGTTAAGGCGGGTTGTTTGCATTTGCTTGATCTTATGTACCATTCGATTGTCGACAATCAAGATATCCCACAAGCTCCTAGAGTAGAAATCCTACGGAAAGACAATGATTATGACGTAGAAAAGATTGCGAAAGAAGACAACCTAACAGAAAACTTAGAAGAGATCATGGAAATGGGATTACGCCTTGGAATGAGAGAAAAAGCCGATCTACCGATTAAGGTCATAAAGAACATCCCATGGGAGAAAGTATCAAATTTGCTTGgtttaaaactaagaaaacaaGACAAAGAAGAAGACGATGATCTAGCCGTTGTCACAGAATTTGAAATCCCCTCGGTTTCATCTCTTATAAAATATGCTCAAATCAATTTCAGCTACACTAACGGAGGGGTTAGGGACATTAAGTTTGATGAAAACAAAGCTACACTATATCTTCCAATAATCACTCTTGGTGATTACTCTGAAGTCATGTTGAGAAATCTGCTGGCTTATGAAGTGGCTACTTCTAGTTCAACAGCGGAACTTGCCCAATATGTCTACTTGATGAGTGGCATTGTTGACACGGAGGCAGATGTCAAGTTACTCAGAGATAAAGGCGTCATTAAAGGAAACATGAACGACAAAGACATCGCTAATCTCTTCCATGGGATGAATAAGAGTAACCTTAACATGAGTAGCAACAAGACAATTGACCACCTCAACGAGTATTACAACAATAGACCAATGATCAAGACTTGGAGATTTGTCAAGAAAGACCTGCTTTGCTCGAAGAAAGTTGCAACTGTTGTTTTGGCAATTTTTGCAAGCTTGCTCATGATCCTATACTCATTCTGTGAAGTCTATGGATGTTCGAGACTCTTCGGAAGGCAGTAA